The DNA sequence TTAACtgccttttttaatttaactatTTTGCTGGATCCTCAGAATATGATCACATGCTAAAGTGTCTGCCCAGTCTTGGGTATTTCCAAGTGGTGGATTTGTTTAGCTCTTTTAGTTGGGTACTCTGGCTGTAACTGAAACTCCTCACATCCACAAATGGTGATGTTCACTGCATCAGTCTTGAGTCTTGCATGAGCAGTTTTGGTTAATCGACAAAACAGCAGgacacagaggaataaaaaccTCATGAGTTTGTTTCCACATCACTGAACTGCAGAGCTGCTTTGATGTGCACACAGTCTACAGACAGACTTACTTACTACTTGCAGCCTCACACTCATCTGTCCGTCTCCGCAGAACCAGGAGGGCCATGCATAATGAATCAGAAACACTACgcagaaatgaaaaattaaagtgATGGCAGAATAGATTTAAAACTTGATTACCAAAGCTTGGTCTGTGATTGACACTCCTCTTTGTCCCTATGTTTTCTCCCAATTCCTTTATATCCCGGAGTGTTTAAAGCTGTGATAATTGaatcttttcttctcctcacagAAAAAAGTGGACCCCTTCGTCAGCACGATCCACATACCGCACCGCATCAAGACAGAGATGAacaaagttttagtttttactgaggtaaaaatgtattttttatcttCTCCTCTAGCCTCACTAAATCTAAATTTCATAGCCAATTGATCGCCTGCTGTTGATTAATTGCTTTAATTTTGTCTGAACGTGATTCAGATGTAGCAGCAGCACCTTTTATTTGTCACCCCCTGTATCGCTAATGAATGGGCTCAGAAATCTCCAAGCAGGAATTGATTAATAATCCTGGCGAGCAGCACAGGTTGTGGGTTGTAACTTTGACGTGCATGTTAATGACCATAATGAATGACACTAGTGCGGTCTGCCACATTGTGACACACCCAAGTCAAATTGAAGTGGGTAACCTTGgctctgcttttctctgcaggatCCTAATCAGGTTAACGTTGCCCAGGAGAATGGAGCTGCGtttgctggaggagcagagctCATACAGGCGGTGAGTTGGCTAAACATCACATATTGTATATTCAGAACAAGTTTATTTCCCTCAATAGAAAGATATCATCATTGTctggatttcttttttgaaaCTGTATAATGTCAGTGTATTTGCTTgttacaaaatacattttctaaatcaCCAAATCTAagcaaaacttaaaaaacaaacagagaagattAGTTTGATTAATTTTATATCTTACTTTGGAAACAGTTGCCACATTGTTTTGCACCGCTTCATTCCCTCCTTTTTTGTCCATTGTTATTAAAAGTTTGAGAACTGTGAAGTACCACCACCATAGTCACAGGGACAGACAAGGTTGTAATACCTTGATCTTCACCTTGTCTACACTGGAGTGTGGCAGAATAGTGTCAGTGTTGACACTGACAGACGACTGCAGTTGTTGTCGACGCGCTGCTTTTGCTACACCGTCGGTGTAAACAACTTGTGTGTTTACAAGGTGTAATGCAGACAGTTTCAAAGGCAGAGGAGTGTCTCATTTCAgtttcctgcctgtgtttgcTTCACACTGTacttgaatgaataaatcacTCAATTTGTCCTCAAAAGGCAAATGGCTGTCCAGCAGTGAAACACAAGCACATGAACTCATCACGATACAAAATTGGTAACAAGCAGAATACACATTAATGTACATAGGGCAGAAGTGTTTCTGTATCTGTTAGAATAGTATACTGTGAAGTATGTGAGCTCTTACCCATCTGCTATATGTTGTGTTCATGCATTTATTGGCTGCTAAAATCATTCCCTTGATCTGAACAGAAGATCAAACAGGAAGGACATGTACTTGTTACAGAGGCTACACACCTAACACATCTCTTTTAACCTGCACTGTGCAGTTCAGACTCTGAATTTATGTCTAATATTATTTAGATTCATTGCAGGAGTGTTTCAACTGACACCCAATCTGACTTTATTAACTTCCAGATCTTAGATGATGAGATTTCAGCAGACTTCTTTGTAGCAGTGCCAGAAATGCTCCCAAAGCTTGTAccgctgaaaaacaaactgaggaagAGGTTTCCAAAGGGCAACAGAGGTAAGCTGAGGCCCCAAATAATATGACAACCACTATACTGTGTCTTGCCAAATTGAAGAATAACCTAGAAGACAGATTAACTTGTGAAGAGTTTtcatttactgaagtaaaagctgtttttatatCAGTCTGTGATAACAAGGAGGACCAGTTTTCATTTCTATCATACCACTTAgagcctttcaaaataaagattgAAATTTATTTGTAGTTACAGAAAACgtaagtgatttttttgtctctatctctctcttgtTGACACTCAGGCTCAGTCGGCATCAACATTCCCAAGATGTTGGCTTTGTTCAAAACAGGTCATGAGTACATGGTGGAGAGTGACTGCTTCATCAGGACCCAGATAGCAACGGTATGTCTCAACAAGCTGATGCAGTTTGTGGCCTTTGAAGGCAGCACTTCATGACAGTTAACACAAGTAGTGTGTCTTTCACAAACAGCAGATAGCAAATATTATAATGAATACAAATGGTGACGGCGAGACGCAAAATTCAAGGGAAAGCTCAATAgtatttcatactgttttctctcccctggGACAGCTCGACATGCCCAAAGAAAACATCCTCGCCAACCTGCAAACTATCCTGATTGATGTTTGCTCCCACCGACCAGCCAATTTGGGTATGTTCACCAAAACCCATCACAGCGCACTACATTTCAACTGCTGTCATAAAATGACTTCAGGGCTGCTTTTCCTCAGCAAGCTGCAGATAGACTCTGTCTCGAATTGTTTTGACAGCTCGTCAGGATTTATTgcccaaaaaaggaaaagttttcaaaatgtaccagcttttctctgctgttttgatTCCCTGGTTCAGTTTACATCTCTGCAGCCAGACTGATGGAGGCAACAATGAAAAGGTTAGCGATGTGCCAGCCAGGTGTTCTTTGTGATATGTCCAGGCTTACTGTGTTTTAAACGTTTTTACATCAAAAATTGAAACGAGTGCTCCATTCCCCTTTCCTGTGGTTACTGGACTGTATTTCTACAGAAACATGTGAGACAAAGCTGTTGGAGGAAACAACAGGCAGTTGGGCCTCATGTGTATCCAGAGGCTTGCTGTTCTTCACTCAGTTGAGTGGGTTTAGGAGTTTTATCCCACAACTACTGTTTCCACCAAGAAATTTGATTAGGAAGAAGGTATAAGAGGTCACATATGCAATTAAATTATTATCCTGTacaatttagattttaaatgatgatgtgtgtgctgACTGTTACAGGTGTCCACTGCACCAGATTAGTCTCTGTtcttttttggacattttgaaaatcagaATTCTGGTTAATTCATCATGTCAGAGTAATGCTATTGTTATTTTTAGATTGTCTACATTTAGACTGTGCTACCACACGACAGTGATgaaacacaaatggaaaaatcTGTAACTGTTAAAAGGTCAgcaaaagtgtaaaataaacaggTCATGTCAACCCATCCATAATTAAGTATTTTTCCCTGTTCATGTTcttgaaaaatatgtaaaacttCTATTAAATACATGGAGTTTAGCAAAATCCTATAGCTGTACTCCAAAGTCATGATTTATTTAGGTTGGCTTTCAGACATGAGATTGACCCAAAGGGTACAAGATGTATTCATTCAACAATAACAGATCATGTTGGTTTCAAAACCGTTTCACTTTCTTGCACTCAAATGTTAATTATGTGTTGCATTTCACATGTTATCACATCTAGAAGTTATTTGGTCCTAATATTATGGTAGTAATATTCAGCAAATAActaatttcttttatttttcactggatgCTGTATTACATTCAGTGGTTACAGCTTGGAATTGTTTGGTTTCTTGCACACTAGATGAAATCACCTCGTTCTATTTGTCTGGACCAAATACATCACTACATTACAATATGAACTGGGAGGGCCGAGGTGAGATGTTATGGAATGACCCATACAAGATTTGTactcaaagaaaatgtgaaactaaAGTTCTGAAATCAACCTTTAATCACTGAATGGAGGCCCTGACTATGAGCCCAGACTGCCTTACTGAGGCAGTCGTTGCTCATCACAATGCTGGAATGAACCGACCAGAGAAGTAAAGTAAGGAAGTCAGCCTTTTCAGTCTGTTGGATTTAATTCATTTCCAATCTTCAGTGCTTTTGCTCCACTTTCCATTCGATAATAAGATACAGAGGGTAATCATCAGCTAATGGACCGTCATTAGAGGGTGAAGCTTAAATGATCTGCAATTTAATTGATTCTGAGCTCgctaaataaaatgtcattaacatTGGCCCCAGTGAAGTAAACTGCAGAGCTTTCAGAAATGCTGATTGAGGACGCTTTAAAACCGTTGGCCCTTTGCGACCTGGAACTTCTCATATCAAGAAGTTTTTACTTTCCCATTTATCTTGAACCTCTCTCTTGAGGACTATATTGCCACTAATGCTGCTGTGTCTTCAGATGTGGTTTACACCTTTATAATCAGTGTGCCACTTGCATATTCCTTTTATTAACAAAGTTTGGTTGATTAGCTTTGTATGCAGGAAATTTGTGTAGACTGGTGTATTTTTAGACAGAAACGCATGCTCATCATGGCTGAAGGGGGCGTGACCACCCATAAGGGCCATAAAGAAGTTACAGTAATGTGCTATGTAACTGCTTTGATCATGGGAAGATAACATCAGCATTTTATGGTTCTTATCCATCAGTATTTCAGAGAAATCTTAATGTCTTTCTAACTTGCACACTTGAATTTCCAACACTTCATTTCAAGTAGAGTTGCCACAGTCATTTTAGGAATCTCCTTAAAACCAAATATTTAGGCAAATGGCACTCACATTTTGAGTGTGAAAGCTATGTGTAACTCCTAATGGCCCCTGTGGAAAAATCATGATTATCACCTCTGTACTTAAAGAAGCGTAAAGtgtggaggaaggaaaaagacaaagttttCTTAATTGGATAGCATTCAACATAATCATCCACAACAAACAGTGGACTAATCCACCGTGATAATCTTGTCCTTAGTCACTGTTCTGCTAAgaaaaaagctgctttaaaattCTTCTTTTGTCTACATGACCTGCACCAAGTTTAATTGGGGTTTAAGAACctaaaaatagacaaaatacATAAACTGTAACACACTCAGATAGCACCAAGCTCCACCAAGTCTTAACAATCTCCAATTGTTATTTTGATAAAATAATTGCTTTAATTTGGATACAGACAcaagagccagatatttttgTCTAGGAAAGTGTAGTAGTGAAGgttgttaatgttaaaaaatcCCTCTGGACTTTCTGGATCCATACTAAAAACCAGTCAAGACATCACGGTGATTACCAAACAAACTAATCAGTGGGGACTGAGAAGAAAACTTGTGTTGCAGAAGTCTTTAAACTTTTTCTCCTCAGACCGAAGAGAGCTACACTGGCAGCAGATGTTTCCGTTTAGAGTGCTCGCAGTGTGCGTTGAGTTTATGCAGTTTCATCTCAGCTGATCCCTGTGGGACTTTTACCCCACTCACCCTGCAAGTGTTAATGCTCCACTGCATCCGGCCGGCTGCAGAAAGCGTCCTCTGTGCTACCGTGGCTGAGTGAAGCGTTTCACTCAGTGCCTCGGCCCAGTTCTGCAATTTTCATCACAGATGAGCATTTGGTGATGATGGCTGTGCGTCGAGCGGAGCCACCTGGGTCTGTGTGAACTCTGTCAGCGGAGAGCCCCCTTTGAGTTCATGCCAACAAACATTACAGAGCAGTTCAGCTCCCTGACAAGAGGTGCACATGGACTGTGGGTGGAATTTAATCACTTCTGCAACCAGAAGTGAAGGACCATCATCTGTGAACATTAAAAATACTACTACTTCACTTGTATTAGCTTCGTGaatactttaatatttttttctattgcCATTAACATCTTTTAAAGTGTCATTTGGACAGAAGCTAATGGCTGCAGCGTGGGCAGACAGAAGAAGCAACTTTCATGGATAAATGCTCAAAACTGAGATgagagcacaaaaacaaaacatgtgggTGAGGGAAAGCTGAACCCCAAGGGGCTTATGGGAATTATTCATGACAAAGGCAAAACCATATGCTGGTAAATAAAGACCTGAGTGCAGGAAAAATGAGACAACAGGGAGAATGATGCTGAAATAACTATTCATAAGTAAGTTAAAAGTAaatttgtgagaaaaataaaagactgcagggaatttgtgcatgttttcaaataaatgagaGACAGAGGACGAGTGGGTGAAAGAGATTGAAGGCAGCTGTTTAACATAATCTCATGCAAACCGATGCCTCACATGTATTCAAAGTTTTCTAgctccatatttttatttatttttaattctaaCTTTGTTATCAAGGGACGCACTGACTcattttatgttgttaataacCTCTCACAACACATTCTTCCAGCCAGTGGTCTTTTATAGAACTCTCTTATAAATGATAAACAGGTTTACCTGGATTCTTAATATCCGATACATCAGATCTTGTTCAGTCTTGTTGACTTCAGATATGATGGAGGTTTCTCTTTGAAGGCTGCTGCATAAACTTAAACTCTttggttttgaaatatttaaagatcCCCTCTAGATATGTTTGACGATGTATAAAACTCttctttaaataataatttgtctGATAAAACTCTTTAGAATGTCATTCAAATGTCAACTGTTGAGCAAACTATACCATCCTTCCCACCCACAGAGTTaattgtctttgtgtgttcaCTGGAGGTttcaagtttccacatcacatCCAATCATATCCCGTTTGTCGAACAAAGTACCGATAAAtgaatcaaattcaaaataccTATTTAACAGTTTGAAAAGATACCAACTCCCCAGCTGTTGGTCAGCGACTTTACATAAATAATGAGATCTGAGCTGCAACGTTTGTGGATTGGATGCTTTTCTCATTTCGCTTCATAATAACCTGAAGATCTGTAGACTTCTGGACTGTCATTCCTGTCTAGCAGCTTCATCTTACAAATTGTTCTGTAGCTGTTCTACAAATGTGTTGTAGAAATTATTGAAGACATCACACCTTTCCTTTTCACTACTTTAAAACAATTGATAAtaacctttcttttcttttcctctcccctcaggTCCTTTCATTGAGCGGGCGATAATCGCCAGTCAGACCAGTGAAGCTCTGTGGTTCAGGAGTGAAGACGTTTTACCGAAACCAGCAGAAGAGAAGGAGTGAACTAATTCAGATTGTATATATTCACTGTATTGAATAAAGTATTTGTTCTGAGTTTGGCTCCTGAATACTGGTGCCTATTGTTTTCAGAGAAACcccaggagagaaaaaggaggacaaAACATACAAGGTGACCGAGAGAGAGAAGTGACTTTTATTAATAAGTCAGCGGCTCACGCAGTATATTTGGATCATAGCCTTGAATCGTTTAT is a window from the Acanthopagrus latus isolate v.2019 chromosome 5, fAcaLat1.1, whole genome shotgun sequence genome containing:
- the mrpl1 gene encoding 39S ribosomal protein L1, mitochondrial, coding for MATCTRTVWKVLTGCQRQLLRAGGPAYTGSSQTAPKNLPVRTYAAVKALKKDKKQDAAKDTKKEKRVIDDKDRHKPFGKTAWVPVDDVYIVRYFPRTTYGVEDAIGMLKNFQRLDFTPHNQPVYIDLKLNMKLEKKKKVDPFVSTIHIPHRIKTEMNKVLVFTEDPNQVNVAQENGAAFAGGAELIQAILDDEISADFFVAVPEMLPKLVPLKNKLRKRFPKGNRGSVGINIPKMLALFKTGHEYMVESDCFIRTQIATLDMPKENILANLQTILIDVCSHRPANLGPFIERAIIASQTSEALWFRSEDVLPKPAEEKE